The Pirellulimonas nuda genome includes a region encoding these proteins:
- a CDS encoding DUF1559 family PulG-like putative transporter: protein MTPRRHLRPTTAAPRGFTLVELLVVIAIIGILVALLLPAVQAAREAARRAQCQSNLRNVTLAILNYESARSDLPVGMTVPSITGSVGNVLDFTSTWTIDTLPYMESQPLYDAFDLTLPVRDAKNFDERGAELPVMLCPTDQRNTTRFQGPTAGLRQNWARGNYAANVGAMATANIRLGPSISGAVQPGMTDGKSPAWRGTLNSPYWPATVRGVMGPNASVRLAQITDGTSKTMMVTELRAGFDESDPRGSWALGHAGGNMVSGHGSGGDANGPNVCTPRSDDLPQNIDFQCTANEQALVAECMTCHNDPYGFAQASPRSAHIGGVFVGYVDGSVSFISDDIETSGQYAPCCKAWDYLIMSADDGFVPDVRTRP, encoded by the coding sequence ACGCGGGTTCACACTCGTTGAATTGCTGGTCGTGATCGCCATCATCGGCATCTTGGTGGCGCTGCTGCTGCCGGCCGTGCAGGCCGCCCGCGAGGCGGCCCGCCGGGCGCAATGCCAGAGCAACCTCCGTAACGTGACTCTGGCGATCTTGAACTACGAGAGCGCTCGGTCTGACCTGCCGGTGGGGATGACGGTCCCGTCGATCACCGGCAGCGTTGGCAACGTGCTGGACTTCACCAGCACGTGGACCATCGACACGCTTCCGTACATGGAGAGCCAACCGCTCTACGACGCGTTCGACCTGACGCTCCCCGTCAGAGACGCCAAGAACTTTGATGAACGCGGCGCGGAGCTTCCGGTGATGCTCTGCCCGACCGACCAACGCAACACAACACGCTTTCAAGGACCGACCGCGGGGCTGCGTCAGAACTGGGCGCGTGGAAACTACGCCGCGAACGTCGGCGCCATGGCCACGGCGAACATCCGCTTGGGCCCCAGCATCTCCGGGGCCGTGCAACCGGGGATGACCGACGGCAAGAGCCCCGCGTGGCGTGGGACATTGAACTCTCCCTACTGGCCCGCAACGGTCCGCGGCGTGATGGGGCCCAACGCGTCGGTGAGGCTGGCCCAGATCACCGACGGCACCAGCAAGACCATGATGGTCACCGAGCTACGCGCCGGGTTTGATGAATCCGACCCGCGCGGCAGTTGGGCGCTTGGCCATGCCGGGGGCAACATGGTGTCTGGTCACGGCTCTGGTGGAGACGCCAACGGCCCGAACGTTTGCACGCCACGCTCGGACGACCTTCCTCAAAACATCGATTTTCAGTGTACGGCCAACGAGCAAGCCTTGGTCGCCGAGTGCATGACTTGCCACAACGACCCGTACGGTTTTGCCCAAGCGTCGCCGAGGAGCGCCCACATTGGCGGCGTGTTTGTGGGCTACGTTGACGGCAGCGTCTCTTTCATCTCCGACGACATTGAAACCAGCGGCCAGTACGCCCCGTGCTGCAAGGCGTGGGACTACTTGATTATGAGCGCCGACGACGGTTTTGTGCCGGACGTTCGTACGCGGCCGTAG